The Punica granatum isolate Tunisia-2019 chromosome 4, ASM765513v2, whole genome shotgun sequence genome has a window encoding:
- the LOC116203101 gene encoding receptor-like protein kinase FERONIA: QVYRINVGGTTIDPKDDTGMFRSWTDQDDHYLTENLGSVLPVNWSSSLVFDHIPEYAAPANVYRTARSLGTDRSTTTTYYLTWSFPVDPNFLYLVRLHFCEFQREISKFGDRTFEIYIASLVADSKADVIRWTGGRGIPIYKDYAVDMFAPTSKKINLTVSLHTGPEQYSVYADALLNGVEVFKISSDNRNLAGQNPDPTRVPDPPQQPPERTSSSSGISKNVIAAIAAGSASGALVFRLLCFLTFWSRRSSKDSTYTDKTSLWGPLLADLCRRFSLAEIKAATNGFDEIFIIGVGGFGNVYKGCVEGGSTTVAIKRLNPGSQQGVREFMTEIEMLSQLRHLHLVSLIGYCNDGGEMTLVYDYMSHGTLRDHLYNTENPPLSWKQRLEICLGAPQGLQYLHMGTKHVIIHRDIKTTNILLDEKFEAKVSDFGLSKMRTSDTSHISTMVKGTFGYLDPEYFRFHQQIEKSDVYSFGVVLLEVLCARPPVNTNLETEEIGLAGWVQSCYQNGSLDQIIDPNLKAEIKPECLEKFAETAMSCLRDEGMKRPSMNDIVWSLEHALELPEGAVQQETIALEPTSAMDGRLQGAEDTKSLPDMESEEEVLIIL, from the exons CAGGTATACCGCATAAATGTTGGCGGGACTACGATTGACCCCAAAGATGACACTGGCATGTTCCGGTCTTGGACGGATCAGGACGATCATTACTTGACTGAGAACCTTGGCAGTGTCTTGCCTGTGAACTGGTCCAGCTCCCTTGTCTTTGATCACATTCCTGAATATGCTGCCCCAGCGAATGTTTACAGAACCGCAAGGTCTCTGGGAACCGACAGGAGCACCACCACCACATACTATTTAACATGGTCTTTCCCGGTCGATCCCAACTTCCTTTACCTCGTCAGGTTACATTTCTGTGAGTTTCAGAGAGAGATAAGCAAATTTGGCGATCGTACCTTCGAGATCTACATAGCTTCCCTGGTAGCTGATTCGAAGGCGGATGTTATCAGGTGGACTGGAG GAAGAGGAATTCCTATTTACAAAGATTATGCCGTGGATATGTTTGCTCCTACGAGCAAGAAGATTAACCTCACCGTCTCACTCCACACAGGCCCAGAGCAGTATTCCGTTTATGCTGATGCGCTTCTCAATGGCGTAGAGGTTTTCAAAATCAGCAGCGACAACCGCAACCTGGCGGGACAAAACCCGGACCCCACACGGGTTCCGGATCCACCTCAGCAACCACCAGAGCGGACATCCTCATCCAGTGGCATCAGTAAGAACGTGATAGCTGCTATTGCAGCTGGGAGTGCTTCCGGCGCTTTGGTGTTCCGTCTTCTGTGCTTCTTGACTTTCTGGAGTCGGAGGAGTAGCAAGGATTCGACTTATACTGACAAGACCTCGCTCTGGGGGCCACTGCTGGCCGATTTGTGCCGTCGATTCTCTCTGGCAGAGATCAAGGCAGCCACAAATGGCTTTGATGAGATCTTCATCATCGGGGTGGGGGGCTTCGGGAACGTGTACAAGGGGTGCGTGGAAGGGGGATCAACAACGGTGGCAATCAAGCGGCTGAATCCTGGATCCCAGCAGGGTGTCCGCGAGTTCATGACGGAGATCGAGATGCTGTCTCAGCTCCGCCACCTCCACCTGGTTTCCCTGATCGGGTACTGCAATGACGGAGGGGAGATGACACTCGTGTACGACTACATGTCCCATGGGACCCTCCGGGACCATCTGTACAACACAGAAAATCCTCCCCTCTCATGGAAGCAACGGCTAGAGATCTGCCTCGGAGCACCACAGGGGTTGCAGTATCTCCACATGGGTACGAAACACGTGATCATCCACCGTGACATTAAGACGACCAACATCTTGCTCGATGAGAAATTTGAGGCTAAGGTTTCCGATTTTGGTCTCTCTAAAATGAGGACCTCCGACACGTCCCATATCAGCACCATGGTGAAGGGCACTTTCGGGTATCTAGATCCCGAGTACTTCAGATTCCACCAGCAGATCGAGAAGTCGGATGTGTACTCGTTTGGGGTTGTGCTGCTCGAGGTGCTATGTGCTCGGCCACCTGTGAACACAAATCTTGAGACTGAAGAGATTGGCCTTGCGGGTTGGGTCCAGAGCTGCTATCAGAACGGGAGCCTTGACCAAATCATTGATCCCAATTTGAAAGCTGAGATCAAACCAGAATGTTTAGAGAAGTTCGCGGAGACGGCGATGAGCTGCCTACGAGATGAAGGGATGAAACGACCATCGATGAATGATATTGTGTGGAGCCTTGAGCACGCACTGGAGCTGCCGGAGGGTGCAGTACAGCAGGAGACAATAGCACTAGAGCCAACATCTGCAATGGATGGAAGGCTGCAGGGTGCGGAGGACACTAAGTCATTACCAGACATGGAAAGCGAAGAAGAGGTCTTGATTATTCTGTAA
- the LOC116202785 gene encoding receptor-like protein kinase FERONIA has translation MKKRYLLRTTHPPPSPLLAAILLLQLCRCSSAYSPVDKIFINCGSTTDDSDNQGRLWIGDDDQKYAPLDHQTSLTSKAKDQPSDVPQIPYTTARVSRSEFSYSFPVTAGPKFVRLYFFPFDYNQNFSRSDAFFSVSSGPYTLLRNFSASLVADYLRRPQFSKEFCVVVEDNQRLNLTFTPGTDGPAAYALINGIEIVSMPPELYYGNGTVDGSREVGFVDNNGFLTLSHTNALETVYRINVGGSTIDPKDDTGMFRSWTGPDDDYLTEDLSSVLPVNWTIPLVFDHIPEYAAPANVYRTARSMGTNRSITTTYNLTWSFQVDSNFLYLVRLHFCELQREISKFGDRTFEIYIASQVADSMADVIEWTGGRGIPIYKDYAVGIYAQTSKKSNLTVSLHTGPEKYSVYADALLNGIEVFKISDYNGNLAGPNPDPIRVLDPLQQQPERSSSSGGISKNVIAAIAGGSVSGALVLGLLCFLTFWKRRSSKASTYTDKTSLWGPLSYTTTKSTKTQDSSLPADLCRQFSLAEIKAATSGFDEIFIIGVGGFGNVYKGYVDGGSTTVAIKRLNPGSQQGAREFTTEIEMLSQLRHLHLVSLIGYCNDGGEMILVYDYMSHGTLRDHLYNTENAPLSWKQRLDICIGAARGLHYLHTGTKNMIIHRDMKTTNILLDDKWVAKVSDFGLSKIGPTNMPNSKDHVTTVVKGTFGYMDPEYLRRQQLTEKSDLYSFGVVLFEVLCARPPVSRTMEKKQISLASWAQSCYRNGTLGKIMDPNLRGRIAPECLKKFAEIAMSCLQDEGALRPSMNDVVWGLEFALQLQENAEGMTPKAAVTMCGAINEDEVPLNWTPSDSGGHFGQFISSGSQKSSMMTTTTSSSMSNDSQNFTGAVFSEIMNPQGR, from the exons atgaagaagagatatcTCCTCCGGACCACTCACCCGCCACCCTCGCCCCTCCTCGCtgccatcctcctcctccagctCTGCCGGTGCTCCTCTGCCTATAGCCCCGTCGACAAAATCTTCATCAACTGCGGATCCACCACTGATGACTCCGACAACCAAGGCCGCCTCTGGATCGGCGACGATGACCAGAAATACGCTCCGCTCGACCACCAAACGTCACTTACCTCCAAGGCCAAGGACCAGCCCAGTGACGTCCCCCAAATTCCCTACACCACCGCCCGCGTCTCCCGCTCCGAATTCTCCTACTCCTTCCCCGTCACTGCAGGGCCGAAGTTCGTGCGCCTCTATTTCTTCCCTTTCGACTACAACCAGAACTTCTCCCGCTCCGACGCCTTCTTTTCCGTGAGCTCCGGGCCTTACACCCTCCTTCGGAACTTTAGTGCCTCGCTTGTGGCCGATTACCTTCGCAGACCTCAGTTCTCCAAGGAGTTCTGCGTGGTGGTCGAGGACAACCAGAGGCTGAACTTGACCTTCACTCCGGGGACTGACGGGCCAGCTGCATATGCTCTCATCAATGGGATCGAGATCGTCTCCATGCCACCTGAACTTTACTACGGCAACGGCACCGTGGACGGTTCCCGTGAGGTTGGATTTGTCGACAATAATGGGTTCTTGACGTTGAGCCACACAAATGCTCTGGAGACG GTATACCGGATAAATGTTGGCGGGAGTACGATTGACCCCAAAGATGACACCGGTATGTTCCGGTCTTGGACGGGTCCGGACGATGATTACTTGACTGAGGACCTTAGCAGTGTCTTGCCAGTGAACTGGACCATCCCCCTTGTCTTTGATCACATTCCCGAATATGCTGCCCCAGCGAATGTTTACAGAACTGCAAGGTCTATGGGAACCAACAGGAGCATCACCACCACATACAATTTAACCTGGTCTTTCCAGGTCGATTCGAACTTCCTTTACCTCGTCAGGTTACATTTCTGTGAGCTTCAGAGAGAGATAAGCAAATTTGGCGATCGTACCTTCGAGATCTACATAGCTTCCCAGGTAGCTGATTCGATGGCGGATGTTATCGAGTGGACTGGAGGAAGAGGAATTCCTATTTACAAAGATTATGCCGTGGGTATATATGCTCAGACGAGTAAGAAGAGTAACCTCACCGTCTCACTCCACACAGGCCCAGAGAAGTATTCCGTTTATGCTGATGCTCTTCTCAATGGCATAGAGGTTTTCAAGATTAGCGATTATAATGGCAATCTGGCTGGGCCTAACCCGGACCCCATACGGGTTCTGGATCCACTTCAGCAACAACCGGAGCGGTCATCCTCATCCGGTGGCATCAGTAAGAACGTGATAGCTGCTATTGCAGGTGGGAGTGTTTCTGGCGCTTTGGTGCTCGGTCTTCTGTGCTTCTTGACTTTCTGGAAGCGGAGGAGTAGCAAGGCTTCGACTTATACTGACAAGACCTCGCTCTGGGGGCCGTTGTCGTACACTACAACCAAGTCGACCAAGACCCAGGACTCATCACTGCCGGCCGATTTGTGCCGCCAATTCTCGCTGGCAGAGATCAAGGCAGCCACAAGTGGCTTTGACGAGATCTTCATCATCGGGGTGGGGGGCTTCGGGAACGTGTACAAGGGGTACGTGGATGGGGGATCCACAACGGTGGCAATCAAGCGGCTGAATCCTGGATCTCAGCAGGGGGCTCGTGAGTTCACGACGGAGATCGAGATGCTGTCTCAGCTCCGCCACCTCCACCTGGTTTCCCTGATCGGGTACTGCAATGACGGAGGGGAGATGATCCTCGTGTATGATTACATGTCCCATGGGACACTTCGGGACCACCTCTACAACACGGAGAACGCGCCACTCTCGTGGAAGCAGCGGCTTGATATCTGCATTGGGGCTGCCCGGGGCTTGCACTACCTCCACACCGGTACGAAGAACATGATCATCCATCGTGACATGAAGACGACCAACATCTTGTTGGATGACAAGTGGGTGGCGAAGGTCTCCGACTTCGGGCTCTCGAAGATTGGCCCCACCAACATGCCCAACTCCAAGGACCATGTGACCACTGTCGTCAAGGGAACATTCGGCTACATGGATCCGGAGTACCTACGCCGACAGCAGCTGACAGAAAAGTCCGATCTGTACTCATTTGGTGTCGTGCTGTTTGAGGTGCTATGCGCTCGGCCGCCAGTGAGTCGGACAATGGAGAAGAAGCAGATCAGCCTGGCTTCATGGGCCCAGAGCTGTTACCGCAATGGGACCCTCGGCAAGATCATGGACCCGAACCTGAGAGGCCGGATCGCCCCTGAGTGCCTGAAGAAGTTCGCAGAGATTGCAATGAGCTGCCTGCAGGACGAGGGGGCCCTGCGCCCATCAATGAACGACGTGGTGTGGGGCCTCGAGTTCGCCCTGCAGCTGCAGGAAAATGCAGAGGGGATGACACCCAAGGCAGCCGTCACAATGTGCGGTGCCATCAACGAGGATGAGGTCCCGCTTAACTGGACGCCGTCGGACAGTGGAGGCCATTTCGGCCAGTTCATTAGCAGCGGCAGCCAGAAGAGCAGCATGATGACGACCACTACTAGCAGTTCAATGAGCAACGATTCCCAGAACTTCACCGGAGCTGTGTTCTCTGAGATTATGAATCCGCAAGGGCGTTAG
- the LOC116206347 gene encoding solute carrier family 25 member 44, with protein METSSARVHAIGQTEINWDKLDKTKFYVVGAGLFTGVTVALYPVSVVKTRLQVASKDTAERNAFSVIRGILKTDGVPGLYRGFGTVITGAIPARIIFLTTLETTKIAAFKMVEPFKLAEPTQAAIANGLAGMTASLSSQAVFVPIDVVSQKLMVQGYSGHAKYNGGLDVVRKVLKSDGIIGLYRGFGLSVVTYAPSSAVWWASYGSSQRVIWRLLGHSNEFQEAIPSELTIVAVQAAGGIIAGATASCITTPLDTIKTRLQVMGHDQKRTSAMKVVKQLIKEDGWKGLYRGLGPRFFSMSAWGTSMILTYEYLKRLCAKDM; from the exons ATGGAAACATCAAGTGCTCGAGTTCATGCAATCGGTCAAACCGAGATTAATTGGGACAA GCTCGATAAAACTAAGTTTTATGTCGTAGGGGCTGGCCTCTTCACGGGGGTTACAGTTGCACTGTACCCAGTATCAGTTGTCAAAACCCGATTACAAGTCGCCTCAAAGGATACTGCTGAAAGAAATGCTTTCTCAGTCATCAGAGGCATATTAAAAACAGATGGAGTTCCCGGCCTTTACCGAGGATTCGGTACTGTCATCACAGGTGCAATTCCTGCAAGGATTATCTTTCTCACCACGTTGGAGACCACAAAAATTGCGGCTTTCAAGATGGTTGAACCATTTAAATTGGCTGAGCCAACCCAAGCTGCCATAGCAAATGGGCTTGCCGGGATGACGgcatctctctcttctcaaGCTGTATTTGTTCCCATTGATGTG GTGAGCCAAAAATTGATGGTGCAAGGATACTCTGGGCATGCAAAGTACAATGGCGGTCTTGATGTTGTCCGCAAGGTCTTGAAGTCCGACGGCATCATAGGGCTGTACAGAGGATTTGGTCTGTCTGTAGTGACTTATGCACCCTCGAGTGCTGTCTGGTGGGCAAGTTATGGTTCGAGTCAGCGGGTCATTTGGAG GCTATTAGGCCATAGTAATGAATTTCAAGAAGCCATCCCTAGTGAATTGACAATTGTGGCAGTTCAAGCAGCTGGAGGAATTATTGCTGGAGCAACAGCCTCCTGCATTACTACTCCACTGGACACCATCAAAACACGACTACAG GTTATGGGCCACGATCAGAAGAGAACCTCAGCAATGAAAGTTGTCAAACAGTTGATCAAGGAAGACGGATGGAAAGGCCTTTATAGAGGGTTGGGTCCGAGGTTTTTCAGCATGTCTGCATGGGGAACCTCGATGATTCTCACATACGAGTACTTGA AGCGTTTGTGTGCAAAAGACATGTAA